A genomic segment from Idiomarina piscisalsi encodes:
- the pspC gene encoding envelope stress response membrane protein PspC — protein MSISKSRRELTRDAEKGKIAGVCAGLGDYLNIEPWLVRVVFFTGLIFASGFFFVLYLAGWLILDKKKPDMNSHRVDVKTRVWQGGEPPRDAIHDIKREFDELEAQLQSMEKYVTSNHYNLQREFNRL, from the coding sequence ATGAGTATTTCCAAGTCACGCAGGGAGCTGACTCGTGATGCAGAAAAAGGCAAAATAGCTGGTGTTTGCGCTGGCTTAGGGGACTACCTCAATATTGAGCCTTGGTTAGTACGAGTCGTATTCTTTACTGGGTTAATCTTTGCATCAGGCTTTTTCTTTGTGTTGTATTTAGCAGGGTGGTTGATTCTCGACAAAAAAAAGCCCGATATGAACTCGCACCGAGTCGACGTTAAAACCAGAGTTTGGCAAGGCGGTGAGCCACCAAGAGACGCCATACATGACATAAAGCGTGAGTTCGATGAGTTGGAGGCACAGTTGCAATCGATGGAAAAGTACGTAACCTCCAATCACTATAACCTTCAGCGAGAATTTAATCGTCTGTGA
- a CDS encoding YcjF family protein encodes MSKHRELTYYSVDEDAEPRANTESVDETGDVLSTVQMQTKFERQLRRWGRWLLLGVVLASVAGIIELVLAIIESWQQSWVLGTLWSAGFTLILGLLVGFFVKEFWQLRQLKRRWHAQSQGTESIEQQLKLLDHPDLEERWMQIYQPYWSDSEKRERFECDILSRVDQQASRLISRWSAEAAAMIAVSPFAVLDMLIILWRNQRMIHRIAGLYGVKLGYLARIRLWRQVLANIAYSGISEAAVDLGTQWVSAELITKLSVRAGQGLGAGLLTARLGYQVMSLCRPLSFQHTKKPGYGQLQKDLLRQLKGVLPSLYKAQFSKGVKTPESKVEN; translated from the coding sequence ATGAGCAAACATCGCGAGCTCACTTATTATTCCGTGGACGAGGACGCAGAGCCACGAGCAAATACCGAATCTGTTGATGAAACGGGCGACGTGCTATCAACGGTGCAAATGCAGACTAAGTTCGAGAGACAACTGCGTCGGTGGGGACGTTGGTTGCTGCTGGGCGTTGTCTTGGCATCGGTTGCCGGAATTATTGAGCTCGTGCTGGCTATTATTGAATCATGGCAGCAAAGTTGGGTATTGGGGACGCTATGGAGTGCTGGTTTTACATTAATACTGGGTTTGCTTGTCGGCTTTTTTGTCAAAGAATTCTGGCAGCTTCGCCAGTTAAAACGTCGCTGGCACGCTCAGAGTCAGGGTACAGAAAGTATTGAACAACAATTGAAGCTGCTGGATCATCCTGATTTAGAAGAACGCTGGATGCAGATCTACCAGCCCTACTGGTCTGACAGTGAAAAGCGTGAACGATTTGAATGCGATATTTTAAGTCGCGTTGACCAACAAGCCAGCCGACTTATCAGCCGTTGGTCCGCGGAAGCGGCTGCTATGATAGCAGTCAGCCCCTTTGCGGTCTTAGATATGCTGATTATTTTATGGCGTAATCAGCGCATGATTCATCGTATTGCCGGACTTTACGGCGTGAAACTAGGATACTTAGCGCGTATTCGGTTATGGCGGCAAGTGTTGGCGAATATCGCCTATTCAGGAATAAGTGAGGCTGCTGTCGATTTAGGCACACAATGGGTGAGCGCTGAACTGATAACGAAACTTTCCGTACGTGCCGGGCAGGGGCTGGGTGCGGGTCTTTTAACAGCAAGACTGGGTTATCAAGTAATGTCGCTGTGCCGGCCGCTGTCATTTCAGCACACCAAAAAGCCAGGATATGGGCAGCTTCAAAAAGACTTGCTGCGCCAATTAAAAGGCGTTCTTCCATCGCTGTATAAAGCCCAATTTTCTAAGGGTGTAAAGACGCCGGAGAGTAAAGTGGAAAACTAG
- the megL gene encoding methionine gamma-lyase: MSAKSNHNHSNNKWQPATQVIHAGANHDDPHGALSSPLYQTSTFAFSSSEQGSRRFAGEEEGYIYSRLGNPTTNELEQRMAELEGYEAAAAAATGMGAIAATTMAFVKAGDHIIVSDAIYGCSFALFSELFERFGVHADFIDLTDTELLASSIKDNTRLVFLETPANPHLKTVDIDAVHAVIKDKDIRLIVDNTFMTPLLQQPKQHGADIVVHSATKFLNGHGDVVAGIVCGSAEDIATIKGTTLKDMGATMSPHDAWLILRGLKTLDVRMQRHCENANKVYEFLTQRSDVKTIYFPGAPDHNAQKLMGHQMKANGAVIAFELDGDEAMARYFLDQLRMIKLAVSLGDAETLIQHPASMTHSPYTPEARAKAGISDTLIRIAVGLEAADDIIADIEQALDACKAQWQQSA, encoded by the coding sequence ATGTCTGCCAAGAGCAACCACAATCATTCTAATAATAAGTGGCAACCTGCAACTCAGGTGATTCATGCTGGTGCGAACCATGACGACCCTCATGGTGCGCTGAGCAGTCCGTTATACCAAACATCAACCTTTGCTTTTTCCTCTTCAGAGCAGGGCTCACGCCGTTTCGCCGGAGAGGAAGAAGGCTATATTTACAGTCGCTTAGGCAACCCGACCACCAACGAACTTGAGCAACGCATGGCTGAGTTAGAGGGCTATGAAGCCGCTGCGGCTGCCGCCACTGGCATGGGAGCGATAGCGGCAACCACCATGGCGTTTGTGAAAGCTGGCGATCATATTATTGTATCTGATGCGATTTATGGTTGCAGTTTTGCGTTGTTTAGCGAGCTGTTCGAGCGTTTTGGTGTGCATGCTGACTTTATCGACTTAACGGATACCGAGCTCTTAGCATCTAGCATTAAAGACAACACGCGTCTGGTGTTTTTAGAAACACCCGCGAACCCGCATTTAAAAACAGTGGATATTGATGCTGTACATGCGGTTATAAAAGACAAAGACATTCGACTGATTGTCGACAACACCTTTATGACCCCGCTATTGCAGCAGCCGAAACAGCACGGTGCCGATATTGTGGTTCATAGTGCGACGAAGTTTCTTAATGGTCATGGTGATGTCGTTGCAGGCATTGTATGCGGAAGTGCCGAAGATATAGCGACAATTAAAGGTACGACATTAAAAGATATGGGCGCTACCATGAGTCCACATGACGCTTGGCTTATTTTGCGTGGTTTAAAGACGCTCGACGTACGCATGCAGCGACACTGCGAAAACGCCAATAAGGTGTATGAATTTTTAACTCAGCGCAGCGACGTAAAGACCATCTACTTCCCAGGGGCGCCTGATCATAATGCTCAGAAGCTGATGGGTCACCAAATGAAAGCGAACGGAGCGGTTATTGCGTTTGAACTGGATGGCGATGAAGCCATGGCGCGTTACTTTCTGGATCAGCTGCGAATGATAAAACTCGCCGTGAGTTTAGGGGATGCTGAAACGCTGATTCAGCACCCGGCGTCGATGACACATTCGCCTTATACGCCGGAAGCGAGGGCGAAAGCAGGCATCTCCGACACCTTAATTCGTATCGCTGTCGGCTTAGAGGCCGCAGACGATATTATCGCTGACATTGAGCAAGCGTTGGATGCGTGTAAAGCGCAGTGGCAACAGTCAGCGTGA
- the tyrR gene encoding transcriptional regulator TyrR, giving the protein MRLEITCDDRLGICQDVLQILRDHEIDLRGIEVDPKGKIFLNFPELDFDDFRHLMPQIRRIPNVIDVKTIPYMPFEREHYEFNLLLSTLPDPVLSIDTKGVIDIINDAGLKLLSDSHDVLKGEPLSQFVQGIALQRWLDKQPKMPIYEAVTIGSDQYYAQLLPIWVNDEEGTEVFAGAVMTCKSEPVTENWQQASNKAAFDRLLTETPAMKRVISDAQRMAELDAPLLLEGETGVGKELLAKACHLASPRHEQPFLAINCAALPDNVAESELFGHAEGSISAQSAKKTGVLEQAAGGTVLLDSVGEMSIGLQAKLLRFLEDGVFRRIGEEQEVSVDVRVICTAQGNLFELVENGDFREDLYYRLNVLALTVPPLRERKADIVLLAEHFVAQACKKLGRSQVQISRTAKDRLKNYHWPGNVRQLENTMFRSVSMLEGQTLEPADIRLPELERNDERLAVDIEDISLEEALRQFESHIMKRLYPNYPSTRQLAKRLGLSHTAVANKLRDYGIGKQRKGRPRKPKTET; this is encoded by the coding sequence ATGCGGCTAGAAATTACCTGTGATGATAGGCTTGGTATTTGTCAGGATGTCCTGCAGATTCTGCGTGATCACGAAATAGACCTACGTGGCATTGAAGTTGACCCTAAAGGAAAAATCTTTCTTAACTTTCCTGAGCTGGACTTCGATGATTTTCGTCATTTAATGCCGCAAATCCGTCGTATTCCTAATGTTATCGACGTAAAAACCATTCCATACATGCCGTTTGAACGAGAGCATTACGAGTTTAATCTGCTGCTTTCTACGTTACCGGATCCGGTTCTGTCCATAGACACCAAAGGCGTTATCGATATTATTAACGACGCGGGTTTGAAGCTGCTCTCGGACAGTCATGACGTGCTTAAAGGTGAGCCTCTTTCACAGTTTGTGCAGGGAATTGCACTACAACGCTGGCTCGATAAACAACCCAAAATGCCAATCTACGAAGCCGTAACCATAGGCAGTGATCAATATTACGCGCAATTGCTACCGATTTGGGTTAATGACGAGGAGGGGACGGAAGTCTTTGCGGGCGCCGTGATGACCTGCAAGTCGGAACCCGTTACCGAAAACTGGCAGCAAGCCAGTAATAAAGCGGCCTTTGATCGCCTGCTTACTGAAACACCTGCGATGAAACGAGTCATTAGCGACGCCCAACGTATGGCGGAGCTGGATGCGCCCTTGTTATTGGAGGGGGAAACAGGGGTGGGCAAAGAGTTGCTCGCAAAAGCTTGCCACTTGGCCAGCCCGCGCCATGAGCAACCCTTTCTAGCTATTAATTGTGCTGCACTGCCCGATAATGTTGCGGAGAGTGAACTGTTTGGTCATGCGGAAGGCAGTATTAGTGCCCAAAGCGCTAAGAAAACCGGAGTGCTTGAGCAAGCCGCCGGCGGAACCGTGTTGCTTGATTCTGTGGGTGAAATGTCGATTGGCCTTCAGGCAAAATTACTGCGCTTTCTGGAGGACGGTGTATTTCGCCGTATCGGCGAAGAGCAGGAAGTCAGTGTCGATGTACGAGTCATTTGTACGGCTCAGGGTAACCTTTTCGAGCTGGTTGAGAACGGTGATTTCCGGGAAGACCTGTACTATCGTTTAAATGTTTTAGCGCTAACGGTGCCGCCATTACGTGAGCGTAAAGCGGATATTGTTTTACTCGCTGAACACTTTGTCGCACAAGCGTGTAAAAAACTCGGGCGAAGCCAGGTCCAAATTAGTCGAACGGCGAAAGATCGCCTGAAAAATTATCATTGGCCGGGCAATGTTCGTCAGTTAGAAAATACCATGTTCCGCTCTGTTTCCATGTTGGAAGGGCAGACTCTGGAGCCTGCAGATATTCGTTTGCCGGAACTGGAAAGAAACGACGAGCGTCTGGCGGTAGATATTGAGGATATTAGCCTGGAAGAAGCGTTACGCCAGTTTGAAAGTCATATCATGAAGCGACTGTACCCGAATTACCCAAGTACCCGGCAGTTAGCGAAGCGCTTAGGACTCTCTCATACTGCCGTTGCCAATAAGTTGCGGGATTACGGTATAGGCAAGCAGCGCAAAGGACGTCCTAGAAAACCTAAGACGGAAACTTAA
- a CDS encoding 4a-hydroxytetrahydrobiopterin dehydratase, translating to MAQLDQERCEACHADAPKVSDDELKELMREIPDWTPVTNDGVMMLQREYKFKNFKQALAFTNRVGEIAEEEKHHPEITTEWGKVTVTWWTHSINGLHKNDFIMAAKTDKVVDA from the coding sequence ATGGCACAATTAGATCAAGAACGTTGTGAAGCTTGTCACGCTGACGCACCTAAAGTGAGTGATGACGAGCTAAAAGAGTTAATGCGTGAAATCCCTGATTGGACACCGGTCACGAATGACGGTGTGATGATGTTGCAGCGCGAATACAAGTTTAAAAACTTTAAGCAGGCTTTGGCGTTCACTAACCGTGTTGGTGAAATTGCGGAAGAAGAAAAGCACCACCCTGAAATTACTACTGAGTGGGGCAAAGTCACCGTAACGTGGTGGACTCACTCGATTAATGGTCTGCACAAAAACGACTTTATTATGGCGGCGAAAACCGACAAAGTAGTCGACGCCTAA
- a CDS encoding fumarylacetoacetate hydrolase family protein → MKLATYRNGTRDGQLMVVSKDLTRAVAVPAIASCMQEAIDNWDDVESKLNEVYTQLNKGNVDGEVTFEQVMCESPLPRAYQWADGSAYVNHVELVRRARGAEMPPSFWEDPLMYQGGSDDFLGPHDEIQMGSTEWGIDFEGEIAVITDDVPMGIDAKSASSHIKLLMLVNDVSLRGLIPGELGKGFGFFQSKPSSAFSPVAVTPDELGSAWKDSKVHLPLLSEYNGKPFGKPNAGEDMTFDFGQLVAHAAKTRNLGAGAIIGSGTVSNKQGTDHGTSIEEGGVGYSCIAEVRMIETIRDGKPTTEFMKFGDTIHMEMQDADGESIFGAIDQKVVEYKGPSE, encoded by the coding sequence ATGAAATTAGCCACTTATAGAAATGGAACGCGTGACGGCCAGTTAATGGTAGTCAGCAAAGACTTAACCCGAGCGGTTGCCGTACCGGCTATTGCGTCCTGTATGCAAGAAGCCATTGATAACTGGGATGACGTAGAGTCAAAGCTGAACGAGGTTTACACGCAGCTCAATAAGGGTAATGTTGATGGTGAAGTAACCTTTGAACAGGTTATGTGCGAATCACCGCTCCCTCGGGCGTATCAGTGGGCCGACGGTAGTGCTTATGTTAACCACGTCGAGTTGGTTCGCCGTGCGCGTGGCGCCGAAATGCCGCCAAGCTTCTGGGAAGATCCACTGATGTATCAAGGTGGCTCGGATGACTTCTTAGGTCCACATGATGAAATTCAGATGGGCAGCACCGAGTGGGGCATTGATTTTGAAGGCGAAATTGCTGTTATCACTGACGACGTGCCCATGGGCATTGATGCCAAGTCAGCGTCTAGTCATATTAAATTATTGATGCTGGTGAATGACGTATCACTACGTGGCTTGATTCCGGGCGAGCTGGGTAAAGGCTTTGGCTTTTTCCAGAGTAAACCATCGTCTGCGTTCTCGCCTGTGGCGGTAACACCGGACGAGCTGGGCAGTGCCTGGAAGGACAGTAAAGTTCACTTACCGCTGTTGTCAGAATATAACGGCAAGCCGTTCGGCAAGCCAAACGCAGGCGAAGACATGACTTTCGATTTTGGTCAGTTGGTTGCGCATGCCGCTAAAACTCGTAACTTGGGTGCTGGTGCTATTATTGGGTCGGGAACGGTGTCGAACAAGCAGGGCACAGACCACGGCACGTCAATTGAAGAAGGCGGTGTTGGGTACAGTTGTATCGCTGAAGTCCGCATGATCGAAACCATTCGTGATGGTAAGCCAACAACGGAATTCATGAAGTTTGGCGATACTATTCACATGGAAATGCAAGATGCCGATGGTGAGTCTATCTTCGGCGCGATTGATCAGAAAGTGGTGGAATATAAAGGACCTTCAGAATGA
- the hppD gene encoding 4-hydroxyphenylpyruvate dioxygenase, giving the protein MSEQVTNPLNTDGFEFVEYTAPDQKGIDALKDLFDKLGFTEVAKHKSKQAWLFKQNDINFVVNAEPGGQAEDFAKDHGPSVCGMAWRVKDANHALTHSLENGAKAFPEDKGVVENIPAVFGIGESALYFIDNYENNEIYKQHFDFYDNWEGKMKEHAAGLYEIDHLTHNVFRGNMDTWAGFYERIGNFREIRYFDIEGKLTGLLSRAMTAPCGKIRIPINESHDDKSQIEEYLREYKGEGIQHIALTSDNIYKTVEDLRSIGMEFMDTPDTYYEKIDERVEGHDENVDALRKQRILIDGAPMKDGILLQIFTQTVIGPVFFEIIQRKGNEGFGEGNFKALFESIEEDQIRRGVLDDA; this is encoded by the coding sequence ATGTCAGAGCAAGTCACCAATCCCCTAAATACAGACGGTTTTGAATTCGTTGAGTACACAGCTCCGGATCAAAAAGGCATTGACGCATTAAAAGATTTATTCGATAAGCTTGGTTTTACTGAAGTAGCAAAGCATAAGTCAAAACAAGCGTGGTTATTCAAGCAAAACGACATTAACTTTGTGGTAAATGCGGAGCCAGGCGGTCAGGCTGAAGACTTTGCAAAAGATCACGGTCCGAGCGTATGTGGCATGGCATGGCGTGTTAAAGATGCTAACCACGCATTAACGCACTCTTTAGAGAACGGCGCTAAAGCTTTCCCTGAAGACAAAGGTGTTGTTGAAAACATTCCAGCGGTTTTTGGTATTGGTGAAAGTGCGCTTTACTTCATTGATAACTATGAAAACAATGAAATTTATAAGCAACATTTTGACTTCTACGACAACTGGGAAGGCAAAATGAAAGAGCATGCGGCAGGTCTTTATGAAATTGATCACCTGACGCATAATGTTTTCCGCGGCAACATGGATACCTGGGCAGGCTTTTATGAGCGCATTGGTAACTTCCGTGAAATCCGTTATTTCGACATTGAAGGTAAGCTGACAGGTCTTCTAAGCCGTGCAATGACCGCACCTTGCGGCAAAATTCGTATTCCTATTAACGAGTCGCACGACGACAAGTCTCAAATTGAAGAATACCTGCGCGAATACAAAGGCGAAGGCATTCAGCACATTGCACTGACGTCTGACAACATCTACAAAACCGTTGAAGACTTACGCTCAATCGGTATGGAGTTCATGGACACGCCAGACACGTACTACGAGAAAATCGACGAGCGTGTTGAAGGTCATGACGAAAACGTCGACGCACTGCGTAAGCAGCGTATTCTTATTGACGGTGCGCCAATGAAAGACGGTATTTTGCTGCAAATTTTCACGCAAACTGTGATAGGTCCGGTATTTTTCGAGATCATTCAACGTAAAGGTAACGAAGGCTTTGGTGAAGGTAACTTTAAAGCGCTGTTTGAGAGCATTGAAGAAGACCAAATTCGCCGAGGAGTACTAGACGATGCGTAA
- a CDS encoding YcjX family protein: MSRIKQFKSQTRDLIHRGFDRHIKLAVTGLSGAGKTALITGVLEQLLYANESQNLPYFNVRQHQRLIGCRLHTSPNWDTPRFDYEKAVECLTSAQGKWPASTRDVSEIRVELKYHPERGIAGRVLDERRLTVDIIDYPGEWLLDLPLLSLTYRQWSEKQRTLIDSTPRQEMAEVWLKKLYELSEVATEDNAENQLKIVASAYRAYLSECKTRGLKLLQPGRLVLPGELEGTPSLDFFPWPLKQPIPNAWQGLLEQKFEYYKEHVIKPFYQNYFRHFNRQLILVDVLGALEGGESHFDELKLALTEIMQSFNYGQNSLLKRLFSPQIDKVAFVATKTDSIIPSDHTKLTGLLNALTLEGRQQLQFERIPFELFSVAGVSTSQWKQLKNGTNVLEGIDESGALVRVGAPHVPGRLPAKDDWQQGYVYPHFLPNFTLADSPLPHIRLDKLLNAVIGDKLR; this comes from the coding sequence GTGAGCCGTATCAAGCAGTTTAAAAGCCAGACCCGCGATCTTATCCATCGCGGGTTTGATCGTCATATTAAGTTGGCCGTAACAGGCTTAAGTGGTGCCGGTAAAACCGCATTAATAACCGGTGTCTTAGAGCAGTTGCTGTATGCCAATGAGTCGCAAAACCTGCCTTATTTCAATGTACGCCAACATCAAAGGCTTATCGGTTGCCGGCTGCACACCAGCCCTAATTGGGATACTCCGCGCTTTGACTATGAAAAGGCAGTGGAGTGCCTGACCAGCGCACAGGGAAAGTGGCCGGCGTCGACCCGTGATGTCAGTGAAATTCGGGTGGAGCTGAAGTACCACCCAGAACGGGGAATTGCCGGTAGAGTGCTGGATGAGCGTCGCCTGACGGTCGATATTATTGATTATCCGGGCGAGTGGCTGCTTGATTTACCTTTGTTGTCGCTCACGTACAGGCAATGGTCCGAAAAGCAACGCACACTGATTGACTCAACGCCTCGACAAGAGATGGCTGAAGTGTGGTTAAAAAAGCTCTATGAGCTGAGTGAAGTCGCCACAGAAGACAACGCCGAAAATCAGTTGAAAATAGTTGCCAGTGCCTACCGAGCGTACTTATCTGAGTGTAAAACACGAGGACTGAAGCTTTTGCAGCCGGGGCGTTTAGTGTTACCCGGAGAGCTAGAGGGAACGCCGTCTCTGGACTTTTTCCCATGGCCATTAAAGCAACCCATACCCAACGCATGGCAAGGTTTGTTAGAACAGAAGTTTGAGTATTATAAAGAACACGTTATCAAACCTTTTTATCAAAACTACTTCAGGCATTTTAACCGACAGTTAATACTGGTCGATGTGCTGGGGGCACTTGAGGGGGGCGAGTCTCATTTTGACGAATTGAAGCTGGCGTTGACTGAAATCATGCAAAGCTTTAACTACGGTCAGAACAGTCTGTTAAAACGCTTGTTTTCGCCGCAGATTGATAAAGTGGCCTTTGTGGCGACGAAGACAGACAGTATTATTCCGAGTGATCATACAAAGTTAACTGGGTTGCTCAACGCACTGACATTGGAGGGAAGACAACAACTTCAGTTTGAACGTATTCCTTTTGAATTATTCAGCGTTGCAGGCGTGTCCACGAGCCAGTGGAAGCAGCTTAAAAACGGTACGAATGTGCTTGAAGGAATTGATGAATCAGGTGCGTTAGTTCGTGTCGGCGCCCCTCATGTTCCGGGTCGCTTACCTGCGAAAGATGATTGGCAACAAGGCTATGTCTATCCACATTTTCTTCCAAACTTTACGCTGGCCGATTCGCCGTTGCCGCATATTCGTTTAGATAAACTGCTGAATGCTGTCATTGGAGATAAATTACGATGA
- the maiA gene encoding maleylacetoacetate isomerase: MKLYGYWRSSASFRVRLALYLKELEFEYHPVHLVKDGGEQHTPEYRKLNPAGLVPTFVDDKVTLNQSLAIIEYLDERYEQHPLLPSATVDKARARALAYDLACELQPVTNLRVLKYLTGELNCSDEQRNDWIHHWVHQSFTAFEQRLTETAGDYCYGDSVTLADICLLPQVYNAERFKVPLDNYPTLVAVHDRLQELNAVQQARPENQPDAQ; this comes from the coding sequence ATGAAGCTCTATGGATACTGGCGCTCTAGCGCCAGTTTTCGTGTCAGGCTGGCGCTTTATTTAAAAGAACTTGAATTTGAGTACCATCCGGTTCACTTGGTTAAAGACGGCGGCGAGCAACATACTCCAGAATACCGTAAGTTAAACCCAGCGGGCTTAGTGCCAACATTTGTCGATGACAAAGTCACGCTGAATCAATCGTTAGCCATTATTGAGTACTTGGATGAACGCTATGAGCAACATCCGCTATTGCCAAGTGCTACCGTTGATAAGGCCCGCGCAAGGGCTTTAGCCTATGACTTGGCGTGTGAGTTACAGCCGGTCACAAACTTGCGGGTGCTGAAATACCTTACTGGTGAACTGAATTGCAGTGACGAACAGCGCAATGACTGGATTCATCATTGGGTTCATCAGAGTTTCACCGCATTTGAACAGCGCCTGACCGAAACAGCGGGTGATTATTGCTATGGAGATTCGGTAACATTAGCGGATATCTGCTTGTTGCCTCAAGTGTACAATGCCGAGCGTTTTAAGGTACCGTTAGATAACTACCCAACGCTGGTGGCAGTGCATGACCGCTTACAAGAATTAAATGCGGTACAACAAGCACGCCCAGAGAATCAGCCAGACGCACAATAA
- the phhA gene encoding phenylalanine 4-monooxygenase → MGKESQYVSKQPDENGIIHWTDEENAIWKDLVERQLECIPGKACDEYMKGLELLNLPKDRLPQLHELNEVLERETGWQVAAVPALIPFDEFFRLLANKQFPVATFIRTREEFDYLQEPDIFHEIFGHCPLLTNPAFAHFTHQYGKLGYAATPKERVYLARLYWFTVEFGLLQTKEGTRIYGGGILSSPAETEYAVNSDKPERKPLKALDALRTPYRIDIIQPIYYTIESVDELFEISDMDIMSLVHEAMELGLFEPKFPPKDAA, encoded by the coding sequence ATGGGTAAAGAAAGTCAATACGTATCGAAGCAACCGGACGAAAACGGTATTATTCACTGGACTGACGAAGAAAACGCGATATGGAAAGATCTCGTTGAACGTCAGCTAGAATGCATTCCGGGTAAAGCTTGTGACGAGTATATGAAGGGACTTGAATTACTCAACTTACCGAAAGATCGCTTACCGCAACTGCACGAACTGAATGAGGTTCTGGAGCGGGAAACGGGGTGGCAGGTTGCTGCGGTACCGGCGCTTATTCCGTTCGATGAGTTTTTCCGTCTGTTGGCGAATAAACAATTCCCGGTTGCGACTTTTATCCGAACTCGCGAAGAGTTTGATTACTTGCAAGAGCCGGATATCTTTCATGAGATATTTGGTCACTGTCCGCTGTTAACGAATCCAGCATTCGCTCACTTTACGCACCAGTACGGTAAACTCGGTTATGCAGCAACGCCGAAAGAACGTGTCTATTTGGCTCGCCTTTACTGGTTTACGGTTGAATTTGGGTTATTACAAACCAAAGAAGGCACGCGTATTTATGGTGGTGGTATCTTGTCATCGCCGGCGGAGACTGAGTATGCAGTGAACAGCGATAAACCGGAGCGGAAACCGTTAAAAGCGCTTGATGCGTTAAGAACACCGTACCGGATTGATATTATTCAGCCCATTTACTATACCATAGAGAGTGTTGATGAGCTGTTTGAAATTTCTGACATGGATATCATGTCACTGGTTCATGAAGCGATGGAACTTGGCTTATTTGAACCGAAGTTCCCGCCAAAAGATGCAGCTTAG
- a CDS encoding homogentisate 1,2-dioxygenase, which translates to MRKWISFPKQEGTSSRQAHADFPEQAIYEREAGRSGFFGPATHFHHQHAPTGWSEWEGPLKPRAFDFNQLTEQAPENPWLTPDLLSNSSCKFRIWHCTENMQYLVRNADGDDLLFVHEGSGHLYCDYGHIHLVKGDYFLVPRSTNWRLEPDEKMELLMIETTNGSYQLPEKGIVGNHAVFDPAVLDTPAIDDEFKAQYSEDSWKVYVKRHQQVSVITYPYNPLDAIGWHGDLAPVRLNWRDIRPLMSHRYHLPPSAHTTFVAERFVVCTFVPRPIESDPGALKVPFYHNNDDYDEVLFYHEGDFFSRDNIDRGMVTFHPAGFTHGPHPKAFKAGREHKKKFTDEVAVMLDTRDALEMSDAAMKVENPDYVYSWQEK; encoded by the coding sequence ATGCGTAAATGGATCAGCTTCCCGAAGCAGGAAGGGACGTCGTCACGACAAGCCCATGCTGACTTTCCGGAGCAGGCCATTTATGAGCGCGAAGCGGGTCGCAGCGGCTTTTTCGGCCCTGCGACACACTTCCATCATCAACATGCGCCGACCGGTTGGTCGGAATGGGAAGGTCCGCTTAAACCACGTGCCTTCGACTTTAATCAGCTTACCGAGCAAGCGCCGGAAAATCCGTGGTTGACGCCGGACTTGCTGTCAAACAGCAGTTGTAAGTTCCGTATTTGGCACTGTACTGAAAATATGCAGTATTTGGTGCGCAATGCCGACGGCGATGACCTGTTGTTTGTGCATGAAGGCAGCGGTCATTTGTATTGCGACTATGGCCATATTCACCTGGTTAAAGGTGACTACTTCTTAGTGCCGCGCTCGACAAACTGGCGCTTAGAGCCCGACGAGAAAATGGAACTGCTGATGATTGAAACCACCAATGGTTCGTATCAGCTGCCAGAGAAGGGCATTGTCGGTAACCATGCGGTATTCGACCCAGCGGTTTTGGATACGCCCGCCATTGATGACGAGTTTAAAGCACAGTACAGCGAAGACAGCTGGAAAGTGTATGTTAAGCGTCACCAGCAAGTCAGCGTTATTACTTATCCGTATAATCCGTTGGATGCTATTGGCTGGCATGGTGACTTAGCACCGGTGCGTTTGAACTGGCGTGACATACGGCCATTAATGAGTCACCGGTACCACTTACCACCGTCAGCACACACAACTTTTGTTGCTGAACGTTTTGTGGTCTGCACCTTTGTGCCAAGACCTATTGAGTCTGACCCTGGCGCACTGAAAGTGCCGTTCTACCACAATAACGACGACTATGATGAAGTGTTGTTCTACCACGAAGGCGACTTCTTTAGCCGCGATAATATTGACCGTGGTATGGTAACCTTCCATCCCGCAGGGTTTACCCATGGCCCACACCCGAAAGCTTTCAAGGCGGGCCGGGAACACAAAAAGAAATTCACTGACGAAGTCGCAGTCATGCTGGATACGCGCGACGCTCTGGAAATGAGTGACGCTGCGATGAAAGTTGAAAATCCAGATTATGTCTACAGTTGGCAGGAGAAATAA